The following proteins are encoded in a genomic region of Marasmius oreades isolate 03SP1 chromosome 10, whole genome shotgun sequence:
- a CDS encoding uncharacterized protein (BUSCO:EOG09263R4M), translated as MSTVKRISTRSSSRLAARASSCHPAVTIFELKEDPEPRRPAKRVKLEEGEDEFVQGSSQDLVPKSETILEPMIERKTGSRKSKEGKEMKVDRSPSKSPRKSKPIPQSLKDPHPAPENWREVYDKIKEMRKNVIAPVDTMGCHQAQHAEKDPKNRRFAVLVSLMLSSQTKDEVTNAAVLKLREALGGTISVDTMIAAEEKTISEAIGKVGFWRRKTQYLKQAALQLRDEFGSDVPKTVDELCGLPGVGPKMAFLALQVAWNLNQGIGVDVHVHRITNRLGWHKLPTKNPEETRLNLQSWLPKDLHAEINYMLVGFGQMICLPVGPRCEQCTLSKDKLCPSAQTPKVRKTKSAKTEITAKIESAGRPKVEIELEYEGLWRFKEEDD; from the exons ATGTCTACGGTCAAGCGCATTTCTACGCGCTCGTCGAGCAGGCTCGCAGCTCGAGCTAGCTCTTGCCACCCTGCTGTCACGATATTTGAGCTCAAGGAGGACCCAGAGCCACGACGGCCAGCGAAACGCGTCAAACTGGAAGAAGGCGAGGATGAATTCGTGCAAGGATCCAGTCAGGACCTCGTCCCGAAAtcagaaacgattttggaaCCGATGATTGAACGAAAGACGGGATCACGGAAGTCTAAAGAAGGGAAGGAGATGAAAGTCGACCGCTCACCGTCAAAATctccccgaaaatccaagcCTATACCACAGTCTTTGAAGGATCCTCATCCTGCACCAGAGAATTGGAGGGAAGTTTACGATAAGATCAAAGAGATGAGGAAAAATGTAATAGCACCCGTGGACACGATGGGCTGCCACCAAGCTCAGCACGCGGAAAAGGATCCAAAG AATAGACGATTCGCGGTCCTCGTCTCTTTGATGCTTTCCTCGCAAACGAAAGATGAAGTCACCAATGCTGCTGTTTTGAAACTCCGGGAAGCGCTTGGAGGCACTATATCTGTGGACACGATGATCGCTGCGGAAGAGAAAACGATATCCGAGGCGATAGGAAAAGTGGGTTTTTGGAGGCGCAAAACTCA ATATCTTAAGCAAGCTGCACTCCAGCTCCGAGATGAATTCGGATCTGACGTTCCGAAGACCGTCGACGAACTCTGTGGACTTCCTGGCGTGGGCCCCAAGATGGCCTTCCTGGCCCTACAAGTAGCATGGAATCT TAATCAAGGCATCGGCGTCGACGTCCACGTTCATCGAATCACCAATCGCTTGGGATGGCATAAACTCCCGACGAAGAACCCCGAAGAAACGAG GTTGAATTTACAATCGTGGCTTCCAAAAGACCTTCACGCGGAAATCAACTACATGCTCGTTGGCTTTGGACAG ATGATTTGTCTCCCCGTCGGTCCACGCTGCGAGCAGTGCACTTTGAGCAAAGATAAACTCTGCCCTAGTGCTCAAACCCCTAAAGTGAGGAAAACCAAGTCCGCGAAAACTGAGATTACTGCCAAAATTGAAAGCGCCGGAAGGCCAAAAGTCGAAATCGAACTGGAGTATGAAGGCTTATGGCGTttcaaggaagaagatgattAA